Within the Oryctolagus cuniculus chromosome 19, mOryCun1.1, whole genome shotgun sequence genome, the region accaggataagtacctggctcctgccatcggatcagcgcggtgcgctggccggggcgtccattggagggtgaaccaatggcaaaggaagacctttctctctctctctctctctctcactgtccactctgcctgtcaaaaaaaaaaaattaaaaaaaaattaaaaaaagcaaccCATGTgcataatggaaaatgaaaattagccccagggaggtggggcgggggccaGCACCTGGCAGAACCATTAGGATGATTTCTAGGAAGCCCACATTTCACATcaaagggcctgggttcaagtcccggctccactgtCCAttccaagtgggaaacccagatggagttctgacaCCTAGCATAGGCCTGGCTTAACTCCTGCTATTGTGggtattttatttaaggagtgaaccagtacacgagagatctccatctgtctgtctcatttaataaatatataaaatttttttattatttttaattttattcaaaaggcagagttacagagaggtagggagaccagggctgggccagaccaaaaccgggaaccaggagcttcctcagggtctcccacatgggtggcagggacccaagcatttgggccatcttccactgctttcccaggtgcactagcagggagctggataggaagtggagcagccaggactggaagcagcgcccatgtgggatgctggcgctgcagacggtggtggttttacctgctacgccacaatgccgggtcccccttgatattttttaaaagaaagacggAACCTGAAATTGCCCACATACCACAAGGCAGGGCTTATTCCTCAGGGGACAGTCGGGAAAGAGAAAGCCAAGAGCCCCACCCCATCAGACCCTGGGCGGACCTCTTTGCAGACGGTTGGCCTTGCCAAGGTTTGCATCTCGGCTGGTCTTTTACCAATCGAAGATGCTGGCTCATGCAGGCCTTAGTCACCACGTGGCTTAGTTATGCATCCCCTACTGGGGGCCTCTGTGGCGACCCCGGTTCCTTGTGGTGCGGTCAAGGGCTCACCAGCCTGCAAAAATATTCACGGACCCtagccagggttgggacaggaAATGCGCCACTCAGGTCCTGGCCCAACAGTTCAGGGGACCACAGATGGCAAAAGAAACCGCATACCTCTCCCTTCTGCTCCCCTGCACCCCGCTGTTCTCAGTACACTTTCCAATCGCCCCAGACCTCATCCCCAGCACTGCCCAGCCAAGCCCCAGAAATCCCCACGCAGAGTCCCACCTGCACCCTTAACTGACCTCAGCCAAAcccccagagctcccaggccccCTTGCAGGCTCTCATCACACAGGCGCTGGCTGGTGCGGGTGGGGCAGGATGcaagggtggggtgggtggagccAGGCCCACTTCCTGTCCCCCTGGGGCCCtgtctgccccagtcctggcccagcctcaggaggagctgcagcggctgccccagctctgggctttTATCCACGGATCCGGTaagggggcggggaggcgggtTGTGACCTTCTGGGCAGGGGCCACAAGGAGCACTCGGGGCTGTGGCTCCAAAAGACCCCGACAGGTGATGGGAAAAGGGGACGCGGAGCCGATCGGGCTGATCggggtcaggccaggccaggagcggGTGGCCACCATGGCGGGAGTCGGAGTCCATGGGGGAGCTGCCAGCATCTGCTCCCTGGTTCTTTCTGATAATAGCAAAGGCAAGGGTGGAAACAACCGTTAAACCGCAAGTTAGACCTGGCAGTTGGTAGGGAAGTGGGCAGGAGGGGCTGCCTGGCCCgggcctcccccagctcctgtgtGCTCTGCTTCTCCAGGGACCCCACCCACAGGCGCCAACTCCCACTCACGCCTGTTGCCCAGGAAAtggccctgctcctcctcctcctcgtctttgggggctcctggcccccagcgGTGAGCCCGGAGTCTGTGGCCTCCACGGCGTCCTTGGCCTCTTCGGTCTCTGAGACCCCACACCTCAAACCTGTGACCTCCTCCGAGTTGACAAGGGACCCGTCCGAGAAGGCTGATGGCACCGGGGACCAGCTCCTACCTTCATCTTCCTCAGCTCACTTTAGAGACCCTGAGGAGTCCCCTCTTGGGACTCCCACTGATGGCACCAAAGGCaccctggggcctgggcccaCAACCTCCCAGGAAATTTCTAATGAGAAGCCATTAGTGCTCCCGGGAATCTCTAATGCAACCAGGGACCTTGCTGTCCTTGGGGCAGGTGGACCGATGACAACCAGCTCTCTGGAGACCTCCAGTGACAGCAGTGACTCTCTTGTCTCCACGGAAAAAATGCCTACGACAACCACCCCAAAGTCCCCCCAAAACACAAGCGTTAGGCCCTCCCCAAGTCCAGCTTCGGGATGGAGTAGAGGCCCTGTCACCACTGCGGCTAGCTCTGTGGAGACCTCCAGGGGGACCAGTGGAACTCCCATCACCATGGCAACTAGCTCTGTGGAGACCTCCAGGGGGACCAGTGGAACTCCCATCACCATGGCAACTAGCTCTGTGGAGACCTCCAGGGGGACCAGCAGACCCTCTGTCACCATGGCAACTAGCTCTGTGGAGACCTCCAGGGGGACCAGCAGACCCTCTGTCACCATGGAAACTAGTTCTGTGGAGACCTCCAGGGGGACCAGCAGACCCTCTGTCACCATGGAAACTAGTTCTGTGGAGACCTCCAGGGGGACCAGCAGAACTCCCATCGCCATGGCAACCAGCTCTGTGTTGACCTCCAGGGGGACCAGTGGAACTCCCATCGCCATGGCAACTAGCTCTGTGTTGACCTCCAGGGGGACCAGTGGCTCCCGGGGCTCCGCAGAACAAATTCCCACGATGACTACCGAAGAGCCCTCTGGGAATGCAAGCATCCAATCCAAGTCGGGGGGCCTGGTGCCGGTGGCTGTGCTGATCGCCGTGCTGATGGTCATAGTGCTGGTGGCACTGCTCCTGCTGTGGCGCCGGAGGCAGAAGCACCGGACGGGGATCCTGATGCTGAACAGAAGTGGGGAGCGCAACGGGGTGGTggatgcctgggctgggccagcgcgGGTCGCCGACGAGGAGGCTGTGGTAGCAACAGCTCAAGGGCCTGGTGGTGACAAGGCCTCGGGGGTCCCCAAGACGGAGGAGTCGGGCCGGCGGCCCACGCTCACCACTTTCTTCGGGAGACCAAAGTCTCGCCAGTGCTCCGTGGCGCTGGAGGAGCTCAGGTCcgggccaggccccagcctctcGGCGGAGGAGGAGCCGCTGGTGGGCAGCGAGGAAGGGGTTGAGGATGCCCCCACTTCCAATGGGCCGGaagtggggcctggggctgcacctCAGGGCTTGTGAATacaggagcagagcccagagcccctccagGCTCCCCCACCTTCCCTGCCACGGTCACTCCCAACCCCTTCCTGGCCCTGCCTTTTCTGTTCAGCTGCCCCCCAGATTCTCAtcctgcacctgcaccctcacTTGGAACCGTCCCCCGCTGCTTCTGCACCCTCCAGCCAGCCTCCGCGTTCAGCACCCCGGGGACTGCACGGCCCCATCCCCTACCCCAGCCGCATTGCCTTTCTTCCCATCTTTCTTTGGAACCTGCTGCAAGAAACCCACCCCGAGCGCCCCCGTGATTTGAGCCAGGATTTCTCGGAAGACCCCTCAGGGAGTCTGGAGCCTGGGCAATTGAAGACAGTGCCGGCTCACAGACTGCCGCCTCGGACGGGATATGGAAAGGTCATGTGGCCCCGTGGTTAGGACAGTCCCGCCGGCTCAGCCCGTGACCCTCCTGGAGTCCTGGGCCCTGGTTCCTGGGCTGGGTGGGGCCGGGAGGGGCCGTGCAGCTGTGCCCCGAGCTGGGCCTGTCACCTTTCCCAGATCATGTGGACTCTGGACTGGCCCACGTCCCAGCCACCCCCAGCCACCGCCCACCCAAGGACTGGGGCAGCCGCAGATGGCAGATGCAAGCATCGTAGCTGCTCCTCCCAAGGGCGGAGGGAGGGGGGTTTCTGGCCAGGTGTAGTTTTCAGCCCGGTGTGGGTCCATTGGTGAGTGTGGTTGACGCGGGCTGACGATTTTCCTCCTGTGGAGAGGAGCGGTGAGTCACGGCAGtgtcgggggagggggcaggaaggggtgcaggctgggggcccCGGGACTGCTGAGATGGTGTGTGTTCCTgtttgttgagagagagagagagggagagacagagagagggaaacacagctCAGTCCGCAGCCCAGCGAGGAATGCCAAGGTCCCTGCAAAGATCATGGGCGTGGCCCAAGTTGCAGGCGCCTGGGCTTGGCCACCCCACCGTACCCCTTCCTCGAAGGCTCCCTCGCTCCAGTGCACACTCGcgcccacacccacccacccgcaCAGGCAGGGAGTCCGCCCAGTAGGGGGCAGTTCAGGGCTGTGAAACCACAGCTGCCCTCTTGCGATGCTGAATTCAAGCTCTGTCTAGGAGCTGAGCACTTCCCCTCCTCCAAGGGGAATCAGAGAGAGTGAAATCGGGAGAGGAGAGAGGCCGGGGTGCCAGACAATTCCTCCAGGGGCCTGAGGtatggaggagagaggagagaatgggACCCGCCTGTGCCACCTCTGGGGGCAGCCCAGGCTacagcctggggtggggtggggggatcagGCCAGCGGCCTTTGCTATTTCCCTAGGGCCCAGAGGAGATTTGCAAAGAGGAAGTTGTTGAGTCAGTGGAGTAGCTGAGAGCACCCAGCCTGACCTACAAAGACAGACCTGGAGCGCTGTGTGGGCCAGGCAGCCTGGGGTGGTGTGGGTGCTGACGAAAGCGGGAGTTAGAAGTGGGCAGAGGGCAGAAGGGGCAGCAGGTGGCCTCAGAGCCACCTGCCACCGCGTGGTGCCTTGGCTCTGGGagaaaggctgggctgggctgcaaaCTGGCCTCCTACCAGCCAGGGTGGGGACCTCCAGGGCCACGTTGGgcaccccttcctccttctcacGGGGTGCTGCTTTGTTTAGCCCAGGCATAGCAGAAGTGAGCTGCAAAAGTCCCTCGGACCTACCGCAACTGCCGTCTGACGTCTGTCAAACCAAGTGCCCCAATTTCAGCTTTAGAATCTCCGGCCCCCTCCGTTGCCTTCCATAGCCATGCCACTGTCTAGCGCTGCTGGCTTctgtgcccaccccacccccggcaaaTCCTGGTGAGAGAGAcgccagaaaatacaaacatcgTAAATGCTAAAATAGAGGCTCACACCAAATTTCCCAAGTGTATCCAAAGGAGGGCTCCTGGAATTTGGGGGGgagtgggatggggtgggggggctgggggggtgTCGGTCACAGTCACTGCTGTGTTCCTGGTGGCCACTTGCCGCCCGGAATTTAATGTTCAAGTTCATTTGAATGAATGGGCTAAGGAATGAACGGAGGAGATGACCTCTGGCAGATTTTGCAGGCTGCGAAAGATTTTGCCAGGATAAGATGGGGACCTGCCGTGCTGGCTGACAACTGTCTCCTCAAACGCCAGGGAATGACTGGGGAATGCTTACAATACTGGGTTGAGAGGAAGCAAAAGCAAGTTATTAATTTGTAAATACATAGGATTCTCGTCTGTCAGAAAAATTCAAAAAGCTACAAGtatatgtttaaagaaaaaaaaaaacaccgaaGCGTTTGCTGTGGTTTTGTGTAAAGTGGGACATTTATGTGGGCTTGTCATTTTgtttatacttttctgtattttccaagtttatacaataaatgtttatttctttgtgtgtgtgcgtgtgttttagtatttattttatttatttgaaagacagagttacaaagagaggtagagagagagaaaagttcttccatccactgactcactccccaaatggtcgcaacagccagaactgagtggatccaaagccaggagccaggacttcttctaTCCAGaaaaaggggcccaagcacttgggccatcctctactgccttcccaggccatagcagagagctggattagaagaggagcagccgggacttgaaccccctcccatatgggatgctggggctgtggGCGGAGGCTTaggctgctgtgtcacagcaccggccccaggcagGTTATCAGTCACTTCACCAATGTTCCCCCCGGAGACAGACTATTTTTAGAGTCCACATACGAGTGAAATTAtgtagtatttatctttctgtgtctggcttatttcacttaacatagcgTCTCTCAGGCTCACCCACCTGTTGCCAATGACAAGATTCCACCCTGTTTGtggctgaatagcattccatgAGTATGGGATGCATGGGGATTCCacaccttttctttatccattcctccACTGATGGGCTCTTGGAACTCAAACAACCCTGCCGCACAAAAACAAATACTCCAACTGGAAAGTGGACAAACATTCTGAAGACACGATTTCCAAAAGGAtgtatacaaatggccaacaagtacgcaaaaaataaataaataaataaaaacctcagGATCACAGATCATCTGGGAAAGGCAAACCAATATCCTCTCACCTCAGTCTGAACGGCTAGCATAGAAAAAGTGCCCCTTACACACCGTGGCCGATGGATACCAGGATGGAAGGTTCCTCAAACAATTCCAAATTGAATTCCCATCCGGCCCCGCAGTGCTGCTCCTGGGGTTATACCCGGCTGAGCGAAGGGGCAGTTGCCCTTAGCAAGATTCCCCAGGCTCCGTGCAGGTGTTGCTCCTGCACCCCTGGGGTCGTCAGGGTAGGGCAGGGTGTGTGAGCCAGTCCCACCCCCGCCTGGTCAGCCCTGGTCCCCAGCTCCCAGATTCTCAACCTCATCCAACTCCTGTCCTGCCTTGGACTTGTCACGGGCTTTtctgtggggagggagggcagaattTAAAATGCTGAAAATATGTTTTGTCCAGACGGGAGAATAgcattcccctcccccacaatGTCCAGTGCACTCTGTTGTGGGACGGGGGTCCCTAGCTAGCTGGATTCCAAGCTGTTCTCCATCTCAGCGGCGTGAGAGGAATTCAAAGAAGAGAGGTAAAGTGCGAGCACCAGTGCAGGATTTATGAAAGAGATCAAGAGCAGGTATAAGCGCAGGCATCGTCGTGGGCAGCCGCCCTCCACGAGGAAAGAGGGCGCCGCCCCCATCGGAGCTGAGTGTGGCCCTTCCATGGGGCAGGCGGTGGTGTCCTAAttgaatatgcaaatatatgcagTGTGGGCGGGGCTTCTATCTGGCAAGGTGTCATAGAGCCTCACGGTAGAGCTGGGTATACTGCATTATGGGAGAGTGAGGCTCAAGTGCATCATGGGAGAGTGGGCGTGTTGAACCACCCAGGAAGGGGAGGGGTTTTAGTGGTGCACGGCGCCTGCGCAGAGACCGTCTCTCGGCTCCTTTGTTGGCAAGGGGCTCCCTGCCTAGCCTAAGTCACTTCCAGCCTCGGTAactaatattctctctctttttttttttttttttaatatttactttttatttatttttaaaggtagagttacagagacaggaggagaactagatcttctgtttgctgattcactccccaaatggccacaacagctgggactaggccggGACAAAgccggcagccaggagcttcttccgggtctcccacatttgtgctgaggccatcctccacggccctcccaggcacattagcagggagctgggtgggaagtagagcagctgggcctcaaaccggcatcccatatgggatgctggtgcttaaggccagggctttaacccacagtgccaccgcaccagccccttAAAGTTGGTTTTTACCGTCAGGAAAGGCATCTCAACAGTGGTTCTGCCCTGAACATCAATGGTCACACCTTCTTGTCCTCTGCAGCCCCACTTCCGGCCCTGGATCCCGCGGGGAGGGCAGACCAGGCCTGGGGAGGAAGGATGGGCGAACTTGGCCTCAGGCAGCCctggcggtggggtgggggatggggacagCAAAGCAGAACCCATTCCTTAGCTCAGACCCTGGGTGCCAGGAGGCAATTGCACGAGGCTGGTTAACAAGGCAACCAGAAGGTTCTACACGTTCTACAAGGCCCAAGGTGGTAACAGAAGCAGAGCCAAACAGAAGTGGAGGGGGATTTAGGCTGAAGCGTCTACCCAGCCGGTGACTGCCCCGTTTGGGGAAGGCCACGGGGTGCGGGAAAGCCGGGGCGTTTCTGAGTCTGCGTGTTCCCAGTGACGATCTGCCTGCGGGTGCCTGTGTGCCCCATCCCCCCAGGGCTGGTGGCACCAGGACAGCCTGGCAGCACCGTGGCCGGGATCCCAGTTCAGGGGAGCTACCTGCTCAGCCTTGCACTGCCATTTGCCCAGCCTGGAGCCAGTCCACCCCCAGCTGGCCCGGCCGCCCTCAGGATTCGGCTTAAATGTCACTGCCTTTCtggcatccccccacccccacccggcccGCCGCCGCCACCCTCACCCTAGCAACACTCAGCGTGTGACAACAGCATGAATCATTGGGCTGCAGCTATGTGAGGTGTCGCGCGCTGTTAGAGCGTGAACACCTCCGAGGCCATGTGTCACACGCCGCCTTTGCAGCTCCGGGGGCCAGCGCCCAGCCCTGGTGGAGGGATGCATGAATTAATGAATGGACAGaccatgacttaaaaaaaaaaaattggaacgattgatttgaaaggcagagtgacagagagagcgctTCTATCTTCAACTCTaaagatgaccacaatagccagttctggaccaggctgaagccaggagcctggagctccatccgggtctcccacgtgagtgacaggagtccaagcacttgggccatcatctactgccttcctagtagcattagcagggagctggatccaagaggctggtattttttttttttttaagatttatttatttatttattcaaagggcagagttacagaagcagagagagagagagagagagagagaggtcttctgtccactggttcactccccagttggctgcaatggccagagctgcgccgatccgaagccaggagccaggagcttcttccaggtctcccatgtgggtacaggggcccaaggacttgggccatcttccactgctttcccaggccatagcagagagctggatcgaaagtggaacagccgggactcgaaccagcgcccataaaggatcccagcactgtaggcagcagctttacctgctctgccaacGGCCGCCGCCCCCAGAGGCTGGTATCCTGAGATGAAAGTAGAAGTTGTAAAAAATCAAGATGGAGTCGCTTGTGACAACCCTACCACAGTTGAATACACGATGCTGGGAGGGGATGAGGGAAGGGTTCCCACGCTCCCTTGCCTGACAGAGCTGTCGCCAGACTCAGCCCAAAGCAGAGCCACACCCAGAGGCTGCAGCAGCCTCACACAGGAAGGACTTTGACAAGGACTCCACCCAGCAATGCCTGCTCAGCCTTGGACGAATGTCTCCCCGCTGTCAATCACTGTGGCCAGAGATGACTGTTTCAGAATATCTGATGTGAGCTCCTCGTTGTGCCTTTAGAAACTtcctcttggggccagtgctgtgccatagcaggtaaagccgctgcctagtgctggcatcccatatgggcgccggttcgagtcccggctgatccacttccaatccagctccctgctaatatacctgggaaagcagcagaagatggtccaagtccttgggtcccttcacccatgtgggagacctggaggaagctcctggctcctggctttggattggcccagatccggtcatgtggccatctggggagtgaaccagcggatggaagatggaagacacctctctctctctctctgcatctctgtaactctgcctttcaaataaataaataaatcttaaaaaaaaaaaaaaacaaaaccaccttCCTCGCATCTCTACCTCTAGGCAGAGTTTACTGTTcaactatttccaaataaatgtcttattttttggagaatttctctgattattttgtattgtttttatattttctatctaAGAAAACTAAGGTTCAGGAAAAGGTTAAACAGTGAGAGGCCgggtggtggtgcagcaggtaaagccaccacctgcactgtgggcatcccggctgctccacttcccatccagctccctgctaatgctcctgggaaagcagcggaagatggcccaagtgcctgggcccctgcacccacgtgggagacccggatggagtttcaggctcctggtttcagcctggcccagctctgattgttgcagtcagttggggaatAAATTAACAGATGGATCTCCCCCTgccccaactcttcctttcaaaaaaaaaaaaaaaaaaatcttaaaaaaaaagtgtgagatCAAGGAGCCCCAGGCCCACGGTTTTCCCAACCACAGGGGAACCCTGTGGTACATTCACAGCCTGGccgggccaggagtcaggggaggcagggagggccccAGGGTCCGGAGGGAGGACAGGAGGGAGGTCCAGGGGACCTGGGAGGGCTGATCCcgcaggctgggccagccccttCCTCTGACAGCCCCACCCTCAGCCTGTGACCTGGGGACAGTGGATCCCAGCGGCGGACACACCAGCCCGCGGCCCGAGTCGCCATGGACGCAGAAGGTAAAGGGATACCTACCTGCTCCCCTGCGTGCCCATCCCCCGTCCTGCCTGTCTcttccccagccccttccccctgcGCCACAAGACCCCCTGTCTCCTGGGCTCCGCATCTGCTCCCcggaacccccccccccgcccccaggcctcgtgaccctcccctctcctccaccgGGAGAAGAGGGACCCTGGAGAActctggggaggagaggggcttGTGCCCCAGGAGAGGACTTGCgcggcccaggggctggggggctggggactGCCACGCTGGACACAGGGGCCACTCTGGACTTTGTCCCTCGCCGGCAGTGCAGAGGATGAGAGAGGCAAAGTTCCCGTGCCTTCGGTGGCCGAGTGGGGGCGGAGCTGGCGTCCCGGGACTCCCGGGCCTGGACGGGAGGCTGCAAGCAAGGACAGGGACCAGGCTCCCTCCGCGGGACTTGGACAGCTCCCTGCCGGCTCAGAGCCTCGTTTTCTTGCGTCGGTCCACTGCCAAGCCCCTGAGTTTCCACCTTCTCTcgccagcctcctccctccactccctgtTTGGGCTCCTCTGGTGGCGCCGCCATGGACCCCGtgctctggtgtgtgtgtgggggtcccATGCCGGTTCACACCCCGGCACCTTCCAGTCTGCGTGGTGCCTTTGTATTTGGAAAGAACTCTGGCCTGGGTCTGCCTCCCCACTGCTGCTCTGAATGGAGCAGACGAATGCCTtagcggggtgggggcggggggttcTGAGCGGATTCCTGGAGGGTCTGGGGTCTTTAGTGAAGAGTCCCGGATGTGCTTTGGAGGAGTTCATGAGCCCCCAACTTTGAATGTGAAATTGTGCGTGGTGTGAGAGCATAATTTTCAGCAGAGCAggattattattgttgttgtttatttgagaggcagagacacagatcttccactcaccagttcaagtccgggcgcattagcagggagctggatcggaagtggagtagccgggatttgaaccagcgcccatatgggatgccagctgcagagagcttaacctatgccacagcgccatctcCCACccctattttaaagatttatttacttacttgaaaggcagagttacagagagagagagagagagagagagagagagaaagaggtcttccatcctctggtcactccccaaatggctgcagtggcccgggctgggctgtggctggaaCCAGGGtcctggaattcaacccaggtctccacgtgtgtggcagggacccagctacttcagCCACCGCCACTGCCTCCTtgcctgcattagcagaaagctggaaccaagagtcagaaccaggaattgaacccaggcactccgggatgcaggtgtcctaaccattaggctaaacgTCCACTTCCCAGATTCTTTTAAGAGCAAatggaaggggccagcgctgtggcgtagtgggctaagcctcctcctgcagcgccggcatcccctatgggagcaagttcgtgtgctggctgctccttttcccatccagctccctgctgtggcctgagaaagcagtggaggatggcccaagtccttgggccctacacccatgtgggagacctggaagaagctcctggctcctggcttcggattggcccagctccagctgttgcagccatctggggagtgaaccagtgggtggaagacctctctctgtgtctctacctctctctgtaatactgccttaaataaataaataaaccttttaaaataaaagaggagTAAATGAACTATTTCAAGAGTCGAGGGAGGAGAGCAGCTGCTGTGGCGCCGCGCGTTAAACTGCGTTTGGAGCACCCGCGCCCCACATCCGAGGACAGTTCCAGTCTCCACTCTTCTGCTCCGGACCCGGGTCTCTGCGCATGCGCATGCGCCTGGGCGTCCGCGATGATGTCCCacgtgcttgggtgcctgccactcacctgggaggctcagagctcttggctcctggcttcagcctggcccagccctggctgttgcagccatttggggagtgaaccagcagataggaaatcaatctctctctctctctctctctctcaaataaataaacaaaccgtTCTAGAAAAGAGGCAAGGATGGAGGCAGGTATTTAGCCCAGCGCATGGCCCTTACAAAAATCTCTGGTttcagtccctggctccagcttgctgCCCCTGCAGATCCCGCAGGGCAGCCGTGATGGCTGAGCTATGTGAGTTCCTGGCACTCAGTGTGGGAGAGCTGACCCCAGTCCTGACGGTGCAGGCATCCGGAGGGCTGAGCCAGTGCATGGgagctggctctctctctgcctctcttcccatcATGCC harbors:
- the SPN gene encoding leukosialin translates to MALLLLLLVFGGSWPPAVSPESVASTASLASSVSETPHLKPVTSSELTRDPSEKADGTGDQLLPSSSSAHFRDPEESPLGTPTDGTKGTLGPGPTTSQEISNEKPLVLPGISNATRDLAVLGAGGPMTTSSLETSSDSSDSLVSTEKMPTTTTPKSPQNTSVRPSPSPASGWSRGPVTTAASSVETSRGTSGTPITMATSSVETSRGTSGTPITMATSSVETSRGTSRPSVTMATSSVETSRGTSRPSVTMETSSVETSRGTSRPSVTMETSSVETSRGTSRTPIAMATSSVLTSRGTSGTPIAMATSSVLTSRGTSGSRGSAEQIPTMTTEEPSGNASIQSKSGGLVPVAVLIAVLMVIVLVALLLLWRRRQKHRTGILMLNRSGERNGVVDAWAGPARVADEEAVVATAQGPGGDKASGVPKTEESGRRPTLTTFFGRPKSRQCSVALEELRSGPGPSLSAEEEPLVGSEEGVEDAPTSNGPEVGPGAAPQGL